In Daphnia magna isolate NIES linkage group LG6, ASM2063170v1.1, whole genome shotgun sequence, the following are encoded in one genomic region:
- the LOC116925273 gene encoding carboxypeptidase E produces the protein MAASKCSALMIFFLCISLISPALVQSAFQFKHHSNEELATILEEVHFRCPNITKVYALSENSVAGNPLLLIEFSGEPGYHELLEPEFKYIANMHGNEVLGRELLLKMADYLCEQYIAGNESIRSLIHSTRIHLMPSMNPDGWEMATSVGGDNYLVGRTNNNSVDLNRDFPDLDRLLYAEEDERSIRNNHLMDQIRHLDHPPQPETLAVMRMILEQPFVASANLHGGDLVANYPFDESRDKDGSDESPSPDDDTFRHLALSYASMHPRMSDPNQPSCDDTSSSGFGKQGGITNGAAWYSVEGGMQDFNYLSSNDFEITLELGCEKYPKAERLAQEWEDNKDALINLIWQSHIGVKGEVKDAITGRPLGNAVITTRNVTRLNETHARKDLVKHDVTSAQGGDYWRLLTPGEYEITASVRNYLPLTKRVLVTNPRHQQAFIVNFELHSATNQGQRTWEWDDDVPLDYVVEDLGEDFDKNVDEIPLNREGNWPQDMEEFDLGLKDNVGDYNHLKYKWFPSPNRR, from the exons ATGGCAGCATCAAAGTGTTCGGCTTTGAtgatattttttctttgcatCAGTTTGATTTCTCCAGCCCTAGTTCAATCTGCTTTCCAGTTCAAGCATCACAGCAACGAAGAATTGGCTACCATTCTGGAAGAGGTTCACTTTAGGTGCCCAAACATCACCAAAGTGTACGCCCTCAGCGAGAACTCAGTCGCTGGCAACCCCCTTCTATTGATTGAATTCTCTGGCGAGCCAGGATACCATGAACTCT TGGAACCTGAATTTAAGTATATTGCAAATATGCATGGAAACGAGGTTTTGGGGCGGGAACTTCTTCTAAAGATGGCCGACTACCTGTGTGAGCAGTACATCGCCGGCAACGAGTCCATTCGATCTTTGATTCACTCGACTCGTATACACCTGATGCCTAGCATGAATCCGGATGGCTGGGAAATGGCTACTTCTGTA GGAGGAGATAATTACTTGGTCGGGCGGACCAACAATAACAGTGTTGACTTGAATCGTGATTTTCCAGACCTTGATCGCCTCCTTTACGCTGAAGAAGATGAGCGTAGTATTCGTAACAATCATCTGATGGACCAAATTCGTCACTTGGATCACCCT CCTCAACCGGAGACTCTGGCCGTCATGCGGATGATTCTGGAACAGCCTTTTGTGGCGTCTGCTAATTTGCACGGCGGTGATCTAGTAGCAAATTACCCATTCGACGAGTCACGCGACAAGGATGGCTCCGACGAGTCGCCTTCACCCGACGATGACACTTTTAG ACATCTGGCATTAAGCTATGCCTCAATGCATCCACGAATGTCAGACCCTAATCAGCCGTCGTGTGATGACACGTCATCATCGGGTTTCGGGAAACAAGGAGGCATTACCAACGGTGCTGCATGGTATTCTGTCGAAGGAG GTATGCAAGATTTCAATTACCTTTCATCGAACGACTTCGAAATCACTTTGGAATTGGGCTGTGAAAAATACCCGAAAGCCGAACGTTTGGCACAGGAATGGGAGGATAATAAAGATGCATTAATTAACCTCATTTGGCAAAGTCACATCGGGGTTAAAGGTGAAGTAAAGGATGCTATTACCGGTAGGCCGTTGGGTAACGCCGTAATCACTACCCGCAATGTGACAAGACTGAATGAAACTCATGCACGGAAAGACCTTGTCAAGCATGACGTAACTTCAG CTCAAGGCGGAGATTATTGGAGACTGTTGACTCCTGGAGAATACGAAATCACTGCCTCAGTTCGCAATTATCTACCACTTACCAAGCGTGTTCTAGTGACCAATCCCCGTCACCAGCAGGCCTTTATCGTGAACTTTGAATTGCACTCAGCTACCAATCAAGGCCAACGCACCTGG GAGTGGGACGACGATGTTCCACTTGACTACGTCGTCGAGGATCTGGGGGAGGACTTTGACAAAAATGTGGATGAGATACCTCTCAACCGTGAGGGTAACTGGCCACAGGACATGGAAGAATTTGATCTGGGACTTAAAGATAATGTCGGCGATTACAACCACCTAAAGTACAAATGGTTTCCTTCCCCCAATCGCCGTTAA